The Winogradskyella schleiferi genome contains the following window.
CGCTAGAGGCATAGACCTGTTCAATGGTGTCTAAGACTATAGCGCCAGCATCTATATAATCGAGATCCGAAAACCCACTGCCAAAACCAGCGTCTTTCTGAACGTAAACTACGTGCTTATTCTTCGTTAATTCGAAAACGCCTGCAGGTGTCATACCAACGCGGCTTTCATTGTTCTTGATTTCTTTTGGGACTCCAATTTTCATTTTTTGTAGATTTAAAATTTAATAGCGTTTGGAAATTACTATTAAAAAATCAGTCTATCCAAATTTGGATATAAAGTTCAAGTGATTTTTACGGAATTAATAGTTTAAAGCCTGTTTTTTGAATAATATTTAGTACAACACTGATTTTGAATACAATATGATATTCGATGAACGAAATATTGTATCGATGATGTGTTTTTTGGAAGGTTCTCGATACAAAATTGCAGAAAAAGCAATTTCACTCGAACTGACGAATGATTTATATAATTTTTTTGCGCTGCGTCACTTCGAGTGATTCCGATCCCGAAATTTTTCGGGATCGGAATTGTATCGAGAAGTAATAGTTAATTAATTTCTTCTATTACTCTAGTTACTCGTCCGTTTTCAAAATGTAGTATTAGATAGGCTTTTTCACCTCCGGAAAAAGTAGGTCTATTACCTAGATAATAACTAAAAAAAACTTTTTCATCTGAGTCGTAATCTCCTGGACGCCCCAGTAACGATTTAATTTCTTCACTCGTTTTTCCAATACAAATTTCACTATCAATGATGATATCTGCCAACTTATAGCGTTTTGCAGGTTCTTCTTTCCATAGCTCTTCACTAAAACTTAGATTAAATTCATGAGTGAAAATTGTAGCTAAAACAAATGCCGAAAAAAATATTAAACCAACCTGATTAACCAAATTATTTCGATAATCAAAATAATCCTTTAGTCCTTTCCGTTGCTTTTTAATTGACGGTTTTGCTAATGTGGGTTTATTTGATGACATTTGGTTAGTCTTTTATTACCCAACTATATTCACAATTTTACCAGGCACTACAATCACTTTTTTAGGTGTTCTGCCATCTAACTGCGCCATCGTTTTCTTATTAGCCATAACAGCTGCTTCTATTTCTTCCTTAGATAAATTTAAAGGTAATTCCATGGTAAAACGCATTTTACCATTAAATGAAATTGGGTATTCCTTGCTGCTTTCTACCAAGTATTGTTCTTCAAATTTTGGGAAAGGTGCGGTTGAAATAGATTCATTATGTCCCAATTGCGACCATAACTCTTCAGCAATATGTGGCGCATAAGGCGAAATTAGAATCAATAAAGGTTCTAAAATGTCTTTGTTCGTGCACTTTTGAGCGGTTAACTCATTCACTGCAATCATAAAAGTAGAAACTGACGTATTAAAAGAGAAATTCTCAATGTCTTCTTCTACTTTCTTAATCGTTTTGTGTAGTGTCTTAAAAGCCCCATCCGACTTCCCTAAAGGGGAAGAGTCCACTCGGAATGCGCCATTTTCTCCTTGGTGGTAGAGTTTCCATAGTTTTTTCAGGAAATTATGTACACCTGTAATACCAGCTGTATTCCAAGGTTTGTATTGTTCTAATGGTCCAAGGAACATTTCGTAGAGTCTTAGGCTGTCTGCGCCGTAATCCTTTACAATTTCGTCTGGATTAACCACATTGTATTTGGATTTGGACATTTTTTCGACTTCCCGTCCTACTTTATAAACATCATTATCTCCTTCAATTATTTCTCCTTTTTCACCTATGAAAATGGCATGATTATAATCCTCTCCAAACTCCTTATCTGTTTTCAACTCATTAATATCCAATTCATCAGAAGCATTTATATATTGAACTTTTACATGGGTTTTAACAATATTGAAAATATTTTTATTAAAAGCGATTGAATCAATATTATATTTTTCTTTAGCGATTTTTCTTCCTAAACCTAAATAAAAATCAACGAGTTTGTTCTTTTTATTTAAAAACTCTAATGCCTCTGCGGTTTCTGATTTTGGATTAATATTTGTTTTTAATAATTCTCTATTTTTATCAGAAATAAAAACATTTTTAATAAATGAAAGTTCTGTTATTAGTTCATTAGGATAATCATCTTCATTAACAACCTGTAATCCCGCTCTATAGACAAAAGCACTAGTCCCAAGTATCATCCCTTGGTTAATCAACTTTTTAAACGGTTCTTCCACATTGACAAAGCCTCTGTCTTTCAATAATTTTACCCAAAAACGGGAGTACAATAAATGACCTGTGGCATGTTCGCTTCCACCAATATATAAATCTACATTTTCCCAGTACTTCAAAGCTTCTTCACTTGCAAAGACACCATCTCTATTAGCAGCTTCTTCCATATAGCGGAAGAAATACCAAGAACTTCCTACCCAACCTGGCATAGTGTTCAACTCTAAAGGAAAAACTGTTTTATGATCTATCAACTGATTACTGACCACTGAACACTGATTTGCATCCCAAGCCCAAACATCAGCACGTCCCAAAGGTGGTTCGCCTTCTTCGGTTGGTAAGTATTTTTCAACTTCCGGTAGTACAATCGGTAAATGCTCCTTTTCTATCATTTGTGGCATGCCGTTGACATAATATACTGGAAACGGTTCGCCCCAATACCGTTGTCTGGAGAAGACAGCATCTCGTAAACGGTAATTGGTTTTGCCTTCCCCTTGTTCGAGTTGCTCCAATTCGTAGATGGCACGTTTGGTGGCTTTTTTATAGTTCATGCCGTTAAGGAAATCACTATTTTTTAATTTTACGTTGTCTTTAGAACCATAGGCCTCTTCGGAAATATCAACACCTTCAAAAATATTGGGAATTGGGATTCCGAAGTGTTTTGCAAAATCAAAATCACGTTGATCGCCACATGGCACTGACATTACGGCTCCTGTTCCGTAGCTTGCTAACACGTAATCGCCAATCCATATTGGGATGGGTTCTTTAGTAAATGGATGCTCTGCATAAGCGCCAGTAAAAACACCTGAAATGGTTTTTACATCCGCCATTCGGTCACGTTCGCTTCGTTTGGCTGTTTTTTCTATGTAGGCTTCGACCGCTTCTTTTTGTTCTGGTGTTGTAATTTTTGACACTAGTTCGTGTTCTGGTGCTAGGGTCATGAAACTGACTCCGAAGATGGTGTCTGGTCTGGTGGTGAATACTTCAATCTCTAATCTTGAATCTTTATCCCATCCTAAATCCTTCCCTAGGGGAAGGACTTGCTCACTGTTGTCTGATTCTCTTTGCGCTGTGTTTTTTATTGATTCTCTTTGAGAAAGTTCTTTTTTTATTTCTGCTAAAACTTCTTCAATATTGGTTAGTACTTTTGCATTGGAAAAACGAATGACTTTGTAGCCTTCATATTCTAAACGTTCAGTTCTTAACTCATCAGCTTCATCCTGATTTTTATGAATTTCTCCATCGACTTCAACAATTAATTTCTTGTCAAGACAAACAAAATCAGCAATAAAATCATCAATTAAATGTTGCTGTCTAAATTTGGCACCAATCTTTTTTCCACGCAGTTCAAACCAAAGAGCAGCTTCAGCAGGCGTAGGATTATCTCGCATTTCCTGAGCATGCTTAATCAACAAATTAGAATTATTTCCACCTGTCATATACCCATACTTCGTATTAGAGCTAGCGTTCTCATTGTCAGACCCAAATTTCTCATCATCTGAATTCACGTCTGGAGAATCAGAACCTGCTTTCGCTTCCCCCTTGGAGAAGGATAGGATGGGGAATCTCACACTCGCTCCAACCGATTTCCCAATCCAATTTCGCTGTGTTTCTTTTAATGCATCTGTCCAGTCTATCTTTTCCAAACCTTGAAGCAAACGTTCTGCATAAGCTGAAATTCGCATGCTCCATTGGGTCATTTTTTTTCTAACCACAGGATGGCCTCCTCGTTCGGAAACGCCGTTGACGATTTCGTCGTTGGCTAGAACTGTTCCTAAGGCTGGACACCAATTCACTTCTGTTTCGGCCAAATACGTCAATCGGTATTTTAATAGGATTTCTTGTTGTTCAACTTCGGAAAAAGTGTTCCAATCTTCAGCTGAAAAGGTCTCAATATCATCATCGCAAGCTGCATTGACCTTTGTATTTCCTTCGGCAGCAAACTTTTCAACTAAAGTATCTATGTGTTCCGCCTTGTTAGCATCGTTATTATACCAAGATTCAAATAATTGAATAAAAATCCATTGGGTCCATTTATAATAATTAGGGTCAGACGTTCTTACCTCACGACTCCAATCAAAAGAAAACCCTATTTGATCTAATTGTCTTCTGTAGGTTTTAATGTTTTCTTCAGTCGTTATTCTAGGATGCTGACCCGTTTGTATTGCATACTGTTCCGCAGGTAATCCAAAACTATCGTAACCTTGTGGATGCAATACGTTAAAGCCTTTATGACGCTTGTAACGTGCATAGATATCGCTTGCAATATATCCTAAAGGATGACCAACGTGTAGACCTGCACCAGAGGGATAAGGAAACATATCCAATACATAATATTTAGGTTTTTCCTCCTTCTGACCTCCTCCTAAGGATGAGGGATTGGTAGCTTTAAACGTTTGGTTTTTTGCCCAGTAGTCTTGCCACTTTTTTTCTATGTCGTTAAAATCGTACTTCATTATTAAAATTCTATAACAGGTTTTCTCACAAAGATGCTAAAACGCAAAGAACATACAGCCGAGTTGTGATTTGCGACTCAGCAGCTTTGCGCGCGTGTATTTTTGCGCTATCGAGATGCAAATTTAAACCTATTACAACACAATTAAAAACTAAACGTTGTAATAGTCAGCATAAACAATTTCTTTATTATTTTTACAGCATTAATTCTAATTAATCCATGGCATCATCTTTTGACAAATATCAAAAACGTAAACTCATATCCTCTTACGTATCTGTAGTGATTAGTATCGCTTTGGTATTGTTTCTTTTAGGCTGTTTAGGGCTTTTGGTCATTAACTCCAAAAAAGTAGCCGATCACTTTAAAGAACAGGTGGTCATGACCATTTATTTGAATGATACGGCAAAAGAAGTGGAAGTCAATCAGCTCAAAAAGAGTTTGGCGATGGCAGATTATACTAAAGATGCTGTTTATGTATCTAAAGAGGAAGCCGCCGAATTTATGAAAGCCGAAACTGGCGAGGATTTTATGGATTTTGTAGGCTATAATCCCTTAAAAAATTCCATTGATGTGCACTTAAAAGCGGATTTCGTTACCACGGAACAATTAACTGAAATAACAGAGAGTTTATCTAGCAAAGCCTTTATTGAAGAAATTAGATACGATAATGACTTGGTAGAATTAATGAATGATAACGTTAAAAAAATTACATTTTGGGTGTTGATTATTAGCGGATTATTCACGTTAATTGCTGTTTTATTAATTAATAGTTCTATTCGATTAGCTGTTTATTCTAAACGATTTATTATAAAAACAATGCAAATGGTTGGTGCGACCAAAACTTTTATCCGAAGACCTTTTGTTTGGAAAAGTGTACAATTAGGCATTATTGGTGCGCTTGTGGCTTTGGCAGGAATGGCAGTTGTGTTATACTATTTGGATATTACATTTCCAGAATTGGAATTACTAAGAAATACCGTTTTAATTGCTGCGTTATTTGTTGGCATTTTCCTTTTAGGAATTCTTATCACATGGATTAGTACCTTTATTGCGACACAACGTTTCTTGAATTTGAAGACAGATCAGTTGTATTACTAACTTTAAATTCACAAACTCTTAACGTACCAATTACAAATAAAACTGTTACTTTGCATTCCAAAATCAATACTAACGTATAGCTGAAAGACCATGGGAGAACAAAAACGTAAGGAAGATTCTAAATCTGAATTCATCTTCGGGAAGAAAAACTATAAATTCTTGTTTATAGGTTTGGCATTTATTGTCATCGGCTTTATTCTTATGTCTGGTGGAGGCAGTGACGATCCAAATGTTTTTGACGAATCTATTTACAGTTGGAGACGTATTCGACTAGCACCAACTTTGGTCTTGATTGGTTTTGGTATTCAGGTGTATGCCATTCTTTTAAACCCGAATAAAGCATCCAAAAAATAAAACTCATATAACTTAATTTTGAGACGTTTCATTATTCTAAAATGATACATTTGCGCCCATGGAAATTATAGATGCTATTATTTTAGGAATCATTCAAGGGCTTACCGAGTTCTTGCCAGTTTCCTCGAGTGGTCACTTAGAACTAGGAAAAGCCATACTTGGCAGTGATGCTATTCCTGAAGAAAGTTTAATGTTTACCGTTGTGCTTCATTTTGCAACAGCCTTAAGTACCATCGTTGTTTTTAGAAAAGATATTCTTGACATTATTAAAGGATTATTTCAATTTAAGTGGAATGAAGACTTACAATTTTCATCAAAAATTGTGTTGTCCATGGTTCCTGCTGCCATTATTGGTTACAAGTATGAAACGGAATTCGAACAATTATTTGGTAACAACATTTTACTCGTTGGAGCGATGCTTATTGTTACCGCAGTACTTTTATTTTTGGCAGACAAAGCCAAGGAAACGGACAAAAAAGTGACGTTTGCAAATGCGTTTATCATAGGTATTGCCCAAGGTATTGCAATGCTTCCAGGAATTTCACGTTCTGGAGCCACCATATCAACCTCTGTACTTTTAGGCATTGATAAAACTAAAGCCGCACGTTTTTCATTTTTAATGGTTGTCCCACTTATTTTTGGCAAAATCGCAAAAGATATTTTATCGGGAGAATTAACTTATAATACGGCAAGTTTTAGTTATTTAAGCGTTGGTTTCTTAGCCGCTTTTATTTCAGGTTTATTTGCTTGTACTTGGATGATCTCCATAGTAAAGAAAAGTAAATTAACTTATTTTGCTATTTACTGTGCTATCATTGGTGTGATAGCCATAATCTGGACCCAACTTTAATGCAAACCGAAGACGATTTTAAAGCCGGACAAGTCTTATTGATAGACAAGCCATTGACGTGGACATCGTTTCAAGTGGTGAATAAGTTGCGTTGGTCAATTCGGCAAGCCTTCAATATTAAAAAAATCAAAGTGGGTCATGCTGGTACTTTAGATCCATTGGCAACTGGTTTATTAGTGATTTGTACAGGAAAGATGACCAAACAAATCAACACCTTTCAAGGTCAGGAAAAAGAATATACTGGTACGTTTGTTTTAGGCGGTACCACACCATCTTTTGATTTGGAAACTGAGGTCAATGAAACCTTTCCTACGGAACATATTACTGATGACTTAATTCATGCCACAACGCAACAGTTTATTGGAAAAATAGACCAATTTCCACCTGTATTTTCAGCCATTAAAAAAGATGGTAAGCGTTTGTACGAATTTGCAAGGGCAGGCGAAGAAGTTGAAATTAAATCACGACAAGTAGAAATTACGGAGTTTGAAATCACTCAAATCAGCAACCTTGAATTGCATTTTAGAGTGGTGTGTAGCAAAGGTACTTACATAAGGTCATTGGCTCACGATTTTGGAAAAGCCCTAGATTCTGGCGCACATTTATCCTCATTACGTCGCACTAGAATTGGGGATTTTAAAGTTGAAGATGCCATGACACCTGAAACTTTTATAGAAAATTTACCTTCAAAATAGTCATTTAACAAGGGTTTAAGGTTGGTTTTTAAACTATTTCTGCGTTATATTCGTATATAACTATACAGAAACCGCTTATTCTTTTGAATTTCATAGAACAACATAAAGCCTTAATCATCACAATTCTTCTCGCAGGAATTGTGGTCTTTGGTATGTTCAGTATTCAAATACAACGGCAACAAGATTTAATTACTGAAAGTTATTACCTTCTTGAACCAGAACC
Protein-coding sequences here:
- a CDS encoding DUF3098 domain-containing protein — protein: MGEQKRKEDSKSEFIFGKKNYKFLFIGLAFIVIGFILMSGGGSDDPNVFDESIYSWRRIRLAPTLVLIGFGIQVYAILLNPNKASKK
- a CDS encoding cell division protein FtsX, whose protein sequence is MASSFDKYQKRKLISSYVSVVISIALVLFLLGCLGLLVINSKKVADHFKEQVVMTIYLNDTAKEVEVNQLKKSLAMADYTKDAVYVSKEEAAEFMKAETGEDFMDFVGYNPLKNSIDVHLKADFVTTEQLTEITESLSSKAFIEEIRYDNDLVELMNDNVKKITFWVLIISGLFTLIAVLLINSSIRLAVYSKRFIIKTMQMVGATKTFIRRPFVWKSVQLGIIGALVALAGMAVVLYYLDITFPELELLRNTVLIAALFVGIFLLGILITWISTFIATQRFLNLKTDQLYY
- a CDS encoding undecaprenyl-diphosphate phosphatase, with the protein product MEIIDAIILGIIQGLTEFLPVSSSGHLELGKAILGSDAIPEESLMFTVVLHFATALSTIVVFRKDILDIIKGLFQFKWNEDLQFSSKIVLSMVPAAIIGYKYETEFEQLFGNNILLVGAMLIVTAVLLFLADKAKETDKKVTFANAFIIGIAQGIAMLPGISRSGATISTSVLLGIDKTKAARFSFLMVVPLIFGKIAKDILSGELTYNTASFSYLSVGFLAAFISGLFACTWMISIVKKSKLTYFAIYCAIIGVIAIIWTQL
- the truB gene encoding tRNA pseudouridine(55) synthase TruB codes for the protein MQTEDDFKAGQVLLIDKPLTWTSFQVVNKLRWSIRQAFNIKKIKVGHAGTLDPLATGLLVICTGKMTKQINTFQGQEKEYTGTFVLGGTTPSFDLETEVNETFPTEHITDDLIHATTQQFIGKIDQFPPVFSAIKKDGKRLYEFARAGEEVEIKSRQVEITEFEITQISNLELHFRVVCSKGTYIRSLAHDFGKALDSGAHLSSLRRTRIGDFKVEDAMTPETFIENLPSK
- a CDS encoding leucine--tRNA ligase: MKYDFNDIEKKWQDYWAKNQTFKATNPSSLGGGQKEEKPKYYVLDMFPYPSGAGLHVGHPLGYIASDIYARYKRHKGFNVLHPQGYDSFGLPAEQYAIQTGQHPRITTEENIKTYRRQLDQIGFSFDWSREVRTSDPNYYKWTQWIFIQLFESWYNNDANKAEHIDTLVEKFAAEGNTKVNAACDDDIETFSAEDWNTFSEVEQQEILLKYRLTYLAETEVNWCPALGTVLANDEIVNGVSERGGHPVVRKKMTQWSMRISAYAERLLQGLEKIDWTDALKETQRNWIGKSVGASVRFPILSFSKGEAKAGSDSPDVNSDDEKFGSDNENASSNTKYGYMTGGNNSNLLIKHAQEMRDNPTPAEAALWFELRGKKIGAKFRQQHLIDDFIADFVCLDKKLIVEVDGEIHKNQDEADELRTERLEYEGYKVIRFSNAKVLTNIEEVLAEIKKELSQRESIKNTAQRESDNSEQVLPLGKDLGWDKDSRLEIEVFTTRPDTIFGVSFMTLAPEHELVSKITTPEQKEAVEAYIEKTAKRSERDRMADVKTISGVFTGAYAEHPFTKEPIPIWIGDYVLASYGTGAVMSVPCGDQRDFDFAKHFGIPIPNIFEGVDISEEAYGSKDNVKLKNSDFLNGMNYKKATKRAIYELEQLEQGEGKTNYRLRDAVFSRQRYWGEPFPVYYVNGMPQMIEKEHLPIVLPEVEKYLPTEEGEPPLGRADVWAWDANQCSVVSNQLIDHKTVFPLELNTMPGWVGSSWYFFRYMEEAANRDGVFASEEALKYWENVDLYIGGSEHATGHLLYSRFWVKLLKDRGFVNVEEPFKKLINQGMILGTSAFVYRAGLQVVNEDDYPNELITELSFIKNVFISDKNRELLKTNINPKSETAEALEFLNKKNKLVDFYLGLGRKIAKEKYNIDSIAFNKNIFNIVKTHVKVQYINASDELDINELKTDKEFGEDYNHAIFIGEKGEIIEGDNDVYKVGREVEKMSKSKYNVVNPDEIVKDYGADSLRLYEMFLGPLEQYKPWNTAGITGVHNFLKKLWKLYHQGENGAFRVDSSPLGKSDGAFKTLHKTIKKVEEDIENFSFNTSVSTFMIAVNELTAQKCTNKDILEPLLILISPYAPHIAEELWSQLGHNESISTAPFPKFEEQYLVESSKEYPISFNGKMRFTMELPLNLSKEEIEAAVMANKKTMAQLDGRTPKKVIVVPGKIVNIVG